Proteins from a single region of Diaphorobacter limosus:
- a CDS encoding D-amino acid dehydrogenase: protein MKSIAVIGGGITGVTSAYALARRGFSVTLFEQHRYAAMDTSFANGGQLSASNAEVWTHGSTILKGLKWMLRGDAPLLVNPRPTWHKLSWFAEFIAHIPKYRENTIATARMAIAARQHLFAWAEAEGVEFDLKKQGILHIYRDRKGFDHAGQVSRLLAAGGLERRAVTPEEMRQIEPTLAGDFFGGYFTESDSTGDIHKFTTGLAAAFERHGGRCLFGALVKGVASNSGGATVDFECDGVTERRHFDAMVVCAGIGSRALATQLGDRINIYPVKGYSITVNLLDQPSQQAAPTVSLLDDETKLVTSRLGQDRFRVAGTAEFNGANRDIRADRIQPLINWVNQCFPDVSTRQVVPWAGLRPMTPSMLPRVGPGARPNVFYNTGHGHLGWTLSAATADMLADMVCAASRARSASVVAVGQAPLAQEG, encoded by the coding sequence ATGAAATCAATCGCTGTCATCGGCGGTGGCATCACCGGCGTTACCTCGGCCTACGCGCTTGCCAGGCGCGGCTTTTCCGTCACCCTGTTCGAGCAGCATCGCTATGCGGCGATGGACACCTCGTTTGCCAATGGCGGCCAGCTGTCTGCCTCGAATGCCGAGGTCTGGACGCACGGCTCGACCATCCTCAAGGGCCTGAAGTGGATGTTGCGCGGCGATGCGCCGCTGCTGGTCAACCCGCGCCCGACCTGGCACAAGCTGTCGTGGTTTGCCGAGTTCATTGCCCACATACCGAAATATCGAGAGAACACCATTGCCACGGCACGCATGGCGATTGCCGCGCGCCAGCACCTGTTTGCCTGGGCCGAGGCCGAGGGCGTGGAGTTCGATCTGAAAAAGCAGGGCATCCTGCACATCTACCGTGATCGCAAAGGCTTTGATCATGCGGGCCAGGTCTCCAGGCTGCTGGCCGCCGGTGGACTGGAGCGGCGTGCCGTGACGCCCGAGGAAATGCGGCAGATCGAACCCACGCTGGCGGGCGATTTCTTTGGTGGCTACTTCACCGAGAGCGACTCCACCGGCGACATCCACAAGTTCACCACCGGCCTGGCTGCGGCGTTTGAACGCCATGGTGGGCGCTGCCTGTTTGGCGCGCTGGTCAAGGGCGTGGCCAGCAATAGCGGGGGCGCAACCGTTGACTTCGAGTGCGACGGCGTCACGGAGCGCCGGCATTTCGACGCCATGGTCGTCTGTGCAGGCATTGGCAGCCGTGCGCTGGCCACGCAGCTGGGTGACCGCATCAACATCTACCCGGTCAAGGGCTATTCCATCACCGTCAATCTTCTGGATCAACCGAGCCAGCAGGCCGCGCCCACCGTGAGCCTGCTCGATGATGAGACCAAGCTGGTCACCAGCCGCCTGGGACAGGATCGGTTCCGGGTGGCTGGCACCGCGGAGTTCAATGGCGCCAATCGCGATATTCGCGCCGACCGCATCCAGCCGCTGATCAACTGGGTGAACCAGTGCTTTCCGGATGTCAGCACGCGCCAGGTCGTACCCTGGGCCGGCTTGCGTCCCATGACGCCGAGCATGCTGCCGCGCGTGGGCCCGGGCGCCCGGCCGAACGTGTTCTACAACACCGGCCATGGCCACCTGGGCTGGACGCTGTCGGCCGCGACGGCGGACATGCTGGCCGACATGGTGTGCGCCGCAAGCCGTGCGCGCAGCGCCAGCGTGGTGGCCGTGGGCCAGGCGCCGCTGGCGCAGGAGGGCTAG
- the flhC gene encoding flagellar transcriptional regulator FlhC, whose protein sequence is MSAPVKSVLNESKQIERAAMLIEMGARMQVLESETTLSYERLIRLYKEIAGKSPSKGQLPFSTDWFLTWQENIHSSLFLNIYEYLSKGVSLDSVELLTKAYRLYNEQVAAAEIEPLLSFTRAWRLIKFVDAGMLTRTKCSQCSGQFVTELYENRHYTCGLCNPPARAGKSKSAGALTLH, encoded by the coding sequence ATGTCCGCACCCGTCAAGAGCGTCCTCAACGAGTCCAAGCAAATCGAACGCGCCGCCATGTTGATCGAGATGGGCGCCCGCATGCAGGTGCTGGAGTCCGAGACCACGCTGTCGTACGAGCGCCTGATCCGCCTGTACAAGGAGATCGCGGGCAAGTCGCCCTCCAAGGGCCAGCTGCCGTTTTCCACCGACTGGTTCCTGACCTGGCAGGAGAACATCCACAGCTCGCTGTTCCTGAACATCTACGAGTACCTGTCCAAGGGCGTGAGCCTGGACAGCGTGGAGCTGCTGACCAAGGCCTACCGCCTGTACAACGAGCAGGTGGCGGCCGCCGAGATCGAGCCCCTGCTGTCCTTCACGCGCGCCTGGCGCCTGATCAAGTTCGTCGATGCCGGCATGCTCACGCGCACCAAATGCTCGCAGTGCAGCGGCCAGTTCGTCACCGAGCTGTACGAGAACCGCCACTACACCTGCGGCCTGTGCAACCCGCCGGCACGCGCCGGCAAGAGCAAGAGCGCAGGTGCATTGACCCTGCACTGA
- the flhD gene encoding flagellar transcriptional regulator FlhD yields the protein MTSEQLLAEIREANLTYLMLAQTLIRQDKAEAVFRLGINEDAADILASLSAAQVLKLASRNTLLCGFRVDDDLVWSLLTNHNTPRKSINEATNTLHANILMASRVSEVL from the coding sequence ATGACCTCCGAACAACTTCTCGCCGAAATCCGCGAAGCCAACCTCACTTACCTGATGCTGGCCCAGACCCTGATCCGCCAGGACAAGGCCGAAGCCGTGTTCCGTCTGGGCATCAACGAAGATGCGGCCGACATTCTGGCATCGCTGTCCGCGGCCCAGGTGCTCAAGCTGGCCTCGCGCAACACGCTGCTGTGCGGCTTCCGCGTGGACGACGACCTGGTGTGGAGCTTGCTGACCAACCACAACACGCCGCGCAAGTCGATCAACGAGGCCACGAACACGCTGCACGCCAACATCCTGATGGCCAGCCGTGTCTCCGAAGTGCTCTGA
- the bfr gene encoding bacterioferritin, translating to MKGDAQAIAHLQAQLKNELTAINQYYVHYRMLKHWGFDRLAKKEYEESIGEMKHADKLMERIFMLDGLPNLQDLAKLQIGEDVPEILECDLRAERGAQTTIKEGIAYCESVRDYVSRDLLQDILEDTEEHIDFLETQIELVDKVGLHNYLQSQMGDAD from the coding sequence ATGAAAGGCGACGCACAAGCCATTGCCCACCTGCAGGCCCAGCTCAAGAACGAACTCACCGCGATCAACCAGTACTACGTGCATTACCGCATGCTCAAGCACTGGGGTTTCGACAGGCTGGCGAAGAAGGAGTACGAGGAGTCGATCGGTGAGATGAAGCATGCCGACAAGCTGATGGAGCGCATCTTCATGCTCGACGGTCTGCCCAATCTACAAGACCTGGCGAAATTGCAGATCGGAGAGGATGTGCCCGAGATCCTGGAATGTGACCTGCGCGCGGAGCGCGGCGCACAGACCACCATCAAGGAGGGCATCGCCTACTGCGAGTCGGTGCGCGACTATGTCTCGCGCGACCTGCTGCAGGACATTCTGGAGGACACCGAGGAGCACATCGATTTTCTGGAAACGCAGATCGAGCTCGTGGACAAGGTGGGCCTGCACAACTACCTGCAGTCGCAAATGGGCGATGCCGACTGA
- the ahpC gene encoding alkyl hydroperoxide reductase subunit C has protein sequence MSLINTQVQPFKTTAFVNRGGKGEFIEVTEASLKGKWSVLIFMPAAFTFNCPTEIEDAAEHYVEFQKAGAEVYIVTTDTHFSHKVWHETSDAVRKAHFPLVGDPTHQLTNAFGVHIAEEGLALRGTFVVNPDGVIKTMEVHSNEIARDVAETLRKLKAAQFTAAHPDQVCPAKWKEGAKTLTPSLDLVGKI, from the coding sequence ATGTCCCTGATCAACACGCAAGTTCAACCCTTCAAGACCACCGCCTTCGTCAACCGTGGCGGCAAAGGCGAATTCATCGAAGTCACCGAAGCCAGCCTCAAGGGCAAGTGGTCGGTGCTGATCTTCATGCCCGCGGCCTTCACCTTCAACTGCCCGACCGAGATCGAGGACGCAGCCGAGCATTACGTCGAGTTCCAGAAGGCCGGCGCCGAGGTCTACATCGTCACCACCGACACGCATTTCTCGCACAAGGTCTGGCACGAGACGTCGGATGCCGTGCGCAAGGCCCATTTCCCGCTGGTGGGCGACCCCACGCACCAGCTGACCAACGCCTTTGGCGTGCATATTGCCGAAGAAGGATTGGCGCTGCGCGGCACCTTTGTGGTCAACCCCGACGGCGTGATCAAGACCATGGAAGTGCATTCCAACGAAATCGCCCGTGACGTGGCAGAAACCCTGCGCAAGCTCAAGGCGGCCCAGTTCACTGCAGCGCATCCTGACCAGGTGTGCCCGGCCAAGTGGAAGGAAGGCGCCAAGACGCTGACGCCGTCGCTGGATCTGGTCGGCAAGATCTAA